In the Loxodonta africana isolate mLoxAfr1 chromosome 1, mLoxAfr1.hap2, whole genome shotgun sequence genome, one interval contains:
- the PLA2G7 gene encoding platelet-activating factor acetylhydrolase isoform X1 produces MVPSKLHALFCLCSCLTLVRFGWQDLHPAAQMKSSVWLNEIQALIAAASFGQTKIPRGSGSYSVGCTDLMFNYTKKGSFLRLYYPTQDDDHHDTLWIPNKEYFFGLTKVLGTHSIMAKFLGLLFGSMTTPAKWNSPLRTGEKYPLIVFSHGLGAFRTIYSAVGNDLASHGFIVAAVEHRDGSASATYYFEDQSAAMKGNKSWLYFKTLKRDEDEAPLRNEQVRQRAKECSQALDLILDIDHGRPVQNALELEFDVKQLKDSIDRNKVAMIGHSFGGATVIQALSEDQRFRCGIALDAWMLPLGDEVYSRIPQPLFFINSEQFQFPANIIKMKKLYSPDRERKMITIRDSVHQNFDDFTFATGKIVGYIFRLKGHIDSNVAIDLSNKASLAFLQKHLGLQKDFDQWNSLIEGEDENLIPGTNINITCQHINTLQNSARIEK; encoded by the exons ATGGTGCCGTCCAAATTGCATGCACTTTTCTGCCTCTGCAGCTGCCTCACACTGGTTCGTTTTGGCTGGCAAGACCTACATCCTGCTGCCCAGATGAAATCATCAG tatggcTTAATGAAATACAAGCTTTGATAGCTGCTGCAAGTTTTGGCCAAACTAAAATTCCCAGAGGAAGTGGATCTTATTCTGTTGGTTGTACAGACTTGATGTTTAATTACACCAAAAAG GGCAGCTTCTTGCGTCTGTATTATCCAACCCAAGATGATGACCACCATGATACTCTTTGGATCCCaaacaaagaatatttttttggTCTTACTAAAGTTCTTGGAACACACAGTATTATGGCCAAGTTTTTGGGCTTATTATTTG GCTCAATGACAACTCCAGCAAAGTGGAATTCACCTCTGAGGACTGGTGAAAAATACCCACTAATTGTTTTTTCTCATGGTCTTGGAGCATTCAG GACAATTTATTCTGCTGTTGGCAATGACCTGGCATCTCATGGGTTTATCGTTGCTGCTGTAGAACACAG AGATGGATCTGCATCTGCAACTTACTATTTCGAGGACCAGTCTGCTGCAATGAAAGGGAACAAGTCTTGGCTGTATTTTAAAACCCTAAAACGAGATGAGGATGAAGCACCTCTACGAAATGAGCAG GTACGGCAAAGAGCCAAAGAGTGTTCCCAGGCTCTTGATTTGATTCTTGACATTGATCATGGAAGGCCAGTGCAGAATGCATTAGAGTTAGAGTTTGATGTGAAACAACTGAAG GACTCTATCGATAGGAACAAAGTAGCAATGATTGGGCATTCTTTTGGTGGAGCAACAGTTATACAGGCTCTTAGTGAAGACCAGAGATTCAG ATGTGGTATTGCCTTGGATGCATGGATGTTGCCACTGGGTGATGAAGTATATTCCAGAATTCCTCAGCCCCTCTTTTTTATCAACTCTGAACAATTCCAATTTCCTGCTAatatcataaaaatgaaaaaattatactcacctgatagagagagaaaaatgatTACAATCAG GGATTCAGTCCATCAGAATTTTGATGACTTCACTTTTGCAACTGGCAAAATAGTTGGATACATATTCAGATTAAAAGGACATATAGATTCAAACGTAGCTATTGATCTTAGCAACAAAGCCTCATTAGCATTCTTACAAAAGCATTTAG GACTTCAGAAAGATTTTGATCAGTGGAACTCTTTGATTGAGGGAGAAGATGAAAATCTTATTCCAGGGACCAACATTAACATAACCTGCCAACACATCAACACTCTACAGAACTCTGCAAGAATAGAGAAATAA
- the PLA2G7 gene encoding platelet-activating factor acetylhydrolase isoform X4, whose product MVPSKLHALFCLCSCLTLVRFGWQDLHPAAQMKSSVWLNEIQALIAAASFGQTKIPRGSGSYSVGCTDLMFNYTKKGSFLRLYYPTQDDDHHDTLWIPNKEYFFGLTKVLGTHSIMAKFLGLLFGSMTTPAKWNSPLRTGEKYPLIVFSHGLGAFRTIYSAVGNDLASHGFIVAAVEHRDGSASATYYFEDQSAAMKGNKSWLYFKTLKRDEDEAPLRNEQVRQRAKECSQALDLILDIDHGRPVQNALELEFDVKQLKDSIDRNKVAMIGHSFGGATVIQALSEDQRFRSAVL is encoded by the exons ATGGTGCCGTCCAAATTGCATGCACTTTTCTGCCTCTGCAGCTGCCTCACACTGGTTCGTTTTGGCTGGCAAGACCTACATCCTGCTGCCCAGATGAAATCATCAG tatggcTTAATGAAATACAAGCTTTGATAGCTGCTGCAAGTTTTGGCCAAACTAAAATTCCCAGAGGAAGTGGATCTTATTCTGTTGGTTGTACAGACTTGATGTTTAATTACACCAAAAAG GGCAGCTTCTTGCGTCTGTATTATCCAACCCAAGATGATGACCACCATGATACTCTTTGGATCCCaaacaaagaatatttttttggTCTTACTAAAGTTCTTGGAACACACAGTATTATGGCCAAGTTTTTGGGCTTATTATTTG GCTCAATGACAACTCCAGCAAAGTGGAATTCACCTCTGAGGACTGGTGAAAAATACCCACTAATTGTTTTTTCTCATGGTCTTGGAGCATTCAG GACAATTTATTCTGCTGTTGGCAATGACCTGGCATCTCATGGGTTTATCGTTGCTGCTGTAGAACACAG AGATGGATCTGCATCTGCAACTTACTATTTCGAGGACCAGTCTGCTGCAATGAAAGGGAACAAGTCTTGGCTGTATTTTAAAACCCTAAAACGAGATGAGGATGAAGCACCTCTACGAAATGAGCAG GTACGGCAAAGAGCCAAAGAGTGTTCCCAGGCTCTTGATTTGATTCTTGACATTGATCATGGAAGGCCAGTGCAGAATGCATTAGAGTTAGAGTTTGATGTGAAACAACTGAAG GACTCTATCGATAGGAACAAAGTAGCAATGATTGGGCATTCTTTTGGTGGAGCAACAGTTATACAGGCTCTTAGTGAAGACCAGAGATTCAG GTCTGCTGTCTTATGA
- the PLA2G7 gene encoding platelet-activating factor acetylhydrolase isoform X2 encodes MVPSKLHALFCLCSCLTLVRFGWQDLHPAAQMKSSVWLNEIQALIAAASFGQTKIPRGSGSYSVGCTDLMFNYTKKGSFLRLYYPTQDDDHHDTLWIPNKEYFFGLTKVLGTHSIMAKFLGLLFGSMTTPAKWNSPLRTGEKYPLIVFSHGLGAFRTIYSAVGNDLASHGFIVAAVEHRDGSASATYYFEDQSAAMKGNKSWLYFKTLKRDEDEAPLRNEQVRQRAKECSQALDLILDIDHGRPVQNALELEFDVKQLKVCCLMKLITFSFYTLRCGIALDAWMLPLGDEVYSRIPQPLFFINSEQFQFPANIIKMKKLYSPDRERKMITIRDSVHQNFDDFTFATGKIVGYIFRLKGHIDSNVAIDLSNKASLAFLQKHLGLQKDFDQWNSLIEGEDENLIPGTNINITCQHINTLQNSARIEK; translated from the exons ATGGTGCCGTCCAAATTGCATGCACTTTTCTGCCTCTGCAGCTGCCTCACACTGGTTCGTTTTGGCTGGCAAGACCTACATCCTGCTGCCCAGATGAAATCATCAG tatggcTTAATGAAATACAAGCTTTGATAGCTGCTGCAAGTTTTGGCCAAACTAAAATTCCCAGAGGAAGTGGATCTTATTCTGTTGGTTGTACAGACTTGATGTTTAATTACACCAAAAAG GGCAGCTTCTTGCGTCTGTATTATCCAACCCAAGATGATGACCACCATGATACTCTTTGGATCCCaaacaaagaatatttttttggTCTTACTAAAGTTCTTGGAACACACAGTATTATGGCCAAGTTTTTGGGCTTATTATTTG GCTCAATGACAACTCCAGCAAAGTGGAATTCACCTCTGAGGACTGGTGAAAAATACCCACTAATTGTTTTTTCTCATGGTCTTGGAGCATTCAG GACAATTTATTCTGCTGTTGGCAATGACCTGGCATCTCATGGGTTTATCGTTGCTGCTGTAGAACACAG AGATGGATCTGCATCTGCAACTTACTATTTCGAGGACCAGTCTGCTGCAATGAAAGGGAACAAGTCTTGGCTGTATTTTAAAACCCTAAAACGAGATGAGGATGAAGCACCTCTACGAAATGAGCAG GTACGGCAAAGAGCCAAAGAGTGTTCCCAGGCTCTTGATTTGATTCTTGACATTGATCATGGAAGGCCAGTGCAGAATGCATTAGAGTTAGAGTTTGATGTGAAACAACTGAAG GTCTGCTGTCTTATGAAGCTCATCACATTCTCTTTCTACACATTAAG ATGTGGTATTGCCTTGGATGCATGGATGTTGCCACTGGGTGATGAAGTATATTCCAGAATTCCTCAGCCCCTCTTTTTTATCAACTCTGAACAATTCCAATTTCCTGCTAatatcataaaaatgaaaaaattatactcacctgatagagagagaaaaatgatTACAATCAG GGATTCAGTCCATCAGAATTTTGATGACTTCACTTTTGCAACTGGCAAAATAGTTGGATACATATTCAGATTAAAAGGACATATAGATTCAAACGTAGCTATTGATCTTAGCAACAAAGCCTCATTAGCATTCTTACAAAAGCATTTAG GACTTCAGAAAGATTTTGATCAGTGGAACTCTTTGATTGAGGGAGAAGATGAAAATCTTATTCCAGGGACCAACATTAACATAACCTGCCAACACATCAACACTCTACAGAACTCTGCAAGAATAGAGAAATAA
- the PLA2G7 gene encoding platelet-activating factor acetylhydrolase isoform X3 codes for MFNYTKKGSFLRLYYPTQDDDHHDTLWIPNKEYFFGLTKVLGTHSIMAKFLGLLFGSMTTPAKWNSPLRTGEKYPLIVFSHGLGAFRTIYSAVGNDLASHGFIVAAVEHRDGSASATYYFEDQSAAMKGNKSWLYFKTLKRDEDEAPLRNEQVRQRAKECSQALDLILDIDHGRPVQNALELEFDVKQLKDSIDRNKVAMIGHSFGGATVIQALSEDQRFRCGIALDAWMLPLGDEVYSRIPQPLFFINSEQFQFPANIIKMKKLYSPDRERKMITIRDSVHQNFDDFTFATGKIVGYIFRLKGHIDSNVAIDLSNKASLAFLQKHLGLQKDFDQWNSLIEGEDENLIPGTNINITCQHINTLQNSARIEK; via the exons ATGTTTAATTACACCAAAAAG GGCAGCTTCTTGCGTCTGTATTATCCAACCCAAGATGATGACCACCATGATACTCTTTGGATCCCaaacaaagaatatttttttggTCTTACTAAAGTTCTTGGAACACACAGTATTATGGCCAAGTTTTTGGGCTTATTATTTG GCTCAATGACAACTCCAGCAAAGTGGAATTCACCTCTGAGGACTGGTGAAAAATACCCACTAATTGTTTTTTCTCATGGTCTTGGAGCATTCAG GACAATTTATTCTGCTGTTGGCAATGACCTGGCATCTCATGGGTTTATCGTTGCTGCTGTAGAACACAG AGATGGATCTGCATCTGCAACTTACTATTTCGAGGACCAGTCTGCTGCAATGAAAGGGAACAAGTCTTGGCTGTATTTTAAAACCCTAAAACGAGATGAGGATGAAGCACCTCTACGAAATGAGCAG GTACGGCAAAGAGCCAAAGAGTGTTCCCAGGCTCTTGATTTGATTCTTGACATTGATCATGGAAGGCCAGTGCAGAATGCATTAGAGTTAGAGTTTGATGTGAAACAACTGAAG GACTCTATCGATAGGAACAAAGTAGCAATGATTGGGCATTCTTTTGGTGGAGCAACAGTTATACAGGCTCTTAGTGAAGACCAGAGATTCAG ATGTGGTATTGCCTTGGATGCATGGATGTTGCCACTGGGTGATGAAGTATATTCCAGAATTCCTCAGCCCCTCTTTTTTATCAACTCTGAACAATTCCAATTTCCTGCTAatatcataaaaatgaaaaaattatactcacctgatagagagagaaaaatgatTACAATCAG GGATTCAGTCCATCAGAATTTTGATGACTTCACTTTTGCAACTGGCAAAATAGTTGGATACATATTCAGATTAAAAGGACATATAGATTCAAACGTAGCTATTGATCTTAGCAACAAAGCCTCATTAGCATTCTTACAAAAGCATTTAG GACTTCAGAAAGATTTTGATCAGTGGAACTCTTTGATTGAGGGAGAAGATGAAAATCTTATTCCAGGGACCAACATTAACATAACCTGCCAACACATCAACACTCTACAGAACTCTGCAAGAATAGAGAAATAA